Sequence from the Microbacterium sp. AZCO genome:
GCGGCATCATCGAGGTGCGGCTGCGGTACGGGACGACCGGCCGCCCCGAGCACCGCTACCACCGCCGCTGATCCTCCGCCCCCTCGCCCCCTCTTCCACCCGGTCGCCGAGCCTGTCGAGGCGTCGAGCCCCAGCCCGCGCGGAACGCGAAGACGATCAGCGCGCCGGCGCAACCTCCCCGAGGAAACCGAGCATCGCCTGGTTGAAGGCCTTCGGCTGCTCGATGTTGGCCGCGTGCCCGTCGTTAGGGATGACGACGGCCCGCCCATTCGGCGCCAGGGCGGCCGCGGCATCCGCGTGCGATGACGGCCAGAACTCGCTCTCGGCCCCCGCGACGAACAGCACGGGCACGTCAGCCTTTTCGATCGCCGCACGCCAGTCCGCCTTCGCGTGGTCGTTCAGCAGCACGAGCTCGCCCGCTGTAAGCTCGCGCTCTGCGCCCCGCATGGCCTTCAGCAGCCGCACGAGGCGCATTCCGCGCTTCGCCATCGGCGTGCCCTTGCCCGTGTCGGGGATGCGCTCGGCGAAGTAGGTGTCGATGTTCGAGGCGTCGTAGCCGTAGAACCCGTGCGGCCAGTCGTCGGTGTTGAGCATCTGCGGCGTCTGATCGACGATGACCACCGCACTCACGCGGGATGACCCGGACTGCGAGAGATACGACCAGATCGTGTTGCCGCCCATCGAGCCGCCGACGAGCGCGGCGCCCTGCAGGTCGAGCCCCTCGA
This genomic interval carries:
- a CDS encoding alpha/beta hydrolase, which codes for MTTLRADDGVRLDYTEHGDPAGRPVVLLAGFKAAGTSWTYQVEPLAAAGYRVLVVDLRGHGAAERPGSGVDMARRGADLRDVLEGLDLQGAALVGGSMGGNTIWSYLSQSGSSRVSAVVIVDQTPQMLNTDDWPHGFYGYDASNIDTYFAERIPDTGKGTPMAKRGMRLVRLLKAMRGAERELTAGELVLLNDHAKADWRAAIEKADVPVLFVAGAESEFWPSSHADAAAALAPNGRAVVIPNDGHAANIEQPKAFNQAMLGFLGEVAPAR